GATGGGCCTGACCCAGCACCGCAACGCCGTCGCGTCGATCCGCGAGATCTGCAACGTCGCGCTGGTGCGCGGCGACATCGGCAAGCGCGGCGCCGGCCTGTGCCCGGTGCGCGGGCACTCGAACGTCCAGGGTGACCGGACGATGGGGATCTGGGAGCGCGTGCCGGAGCACTTCCTCGACTCGCTCCAGGCCGAGTTCGGCTTCGACCCGCCGCGCGAGCACGGTCTCGACACGGTGGACTCGATCCGCGGGATGCGCGACGGCAAGATCACGTTCTTCATGGGCCTGGGCGGCAACTTCGTGAAGGCCGCGCCCGACACGGAGGTCACCGCCGACGCGTTGGCCACCACCGAGATGACCGTGCAGGTCTCGACCAAGCTCAACCGCTCGCACCTCGAGTGCGGCGACACCGCCCTGATCCTGCCCACCATGGGGCGCACCGAGCACAACGCGACCAGCGCGGGCGAGCAGTTCATCACCGTCGAGGACTCGATGTCGGCCGTCCACGCCTCGCGTGGTGTGATCCCGCCGGTCAGCGAGCACGTGCGCTCGGAGATCGCGATCATCGCGGGCATCGCCGAGGCGACGATCGGCGACCGCCACGGGATCCGCTGGGCCGACATGGCCGAGGACTACAACATCATCCGGCACCACATCTCGCGTGTGGTCCCCGGTTGCGAGGAGTACACGCACAACGTCGACCGCCCCGGCGGCTTCGTCCTGCCGCACGCCCCCCGCGACACCCGGACGTTCGAGACCAGCTCCGGCAAGGCCGAGCTCATCGCGTCCCCGCTGGAGGTGCTGCAGGTCCCGGAGGGGCACCTCGTCCTGCAGACCCTGCGGAGCCACGACCAGTTCAACACCACGATCTACGGGCTCAGCGACCGGTACCGCGGCATCGAGGACGGCCGCCGCGTCGTGTTCATGCATCCCGACGACATCGCCGCGCAGGGATTCAAGGACCGCGACATGGTCGATCTCGTGACCCGCTGGGACGACGACGACGTCGACCGGGTCGCCGAGAAGTTCCGCATCGTCTCGTACGAGACGCCGCGCGGATCGGCGGCGGCCTACTACCCCGAGACCAACTCGCTGGTGCCGCTGGACTCGACCGCGACCGGCAGCAACCAGCCGACGTCGAAGTCCGTCATCGTCCGGGCGGTCCCGGCCGGTCAGGGTCGTTCGGACGACACCGGCGGCTCGCAGGAGGGCGTGGGGTCGGACGACTCCCACAAGACCGACCGCCAGCCCCACCACCTGTCGTGACGGAGGCCGCCGCGACCGATCCGTTCGACCTGCAGCGTTTCGTCGACGCCCAGGGCAACGGCACGTACGAGCGAGCCGTCGCCGAGCTGCGCGACGGTCACAAGACGACGCACTGGATGTGGTTCGTGTTCCCGCAGGTCGCAGGGCTCGGACGCAGCGACACCGCCGTCCGCTTCGCGATCTCCGGGCGCGACGAGGCCGCCGCGTACCTGGCGCATCCGGTGCTCGGGCCGCGCCTGGCCGAGTGCGCGGCGATCCTGGCGGACGCACGGGGCACGGCGACGGACGTCCTGGGTGAGGTCGACGCGCAGAAGCTGCGCTCCTCGGTCACGCTGTTCGCCGAGGTCGCCGACGACCCGGCACCGTTCCGCGCCGTGCTCGACCGGCACTTCGCCGGCCTGGCCGACCAGGCGACGCTCGATCGGCTCTGAGTCGCCGAGCCGCACTGACGACGACGCCGCGGACCGTCTGCGGTCCGCGGCGCCGTCGTCAGCGTGTGACTACTTCTTCTTCGAGACCCGCAGCTTGACCTTCTTGCTCCACGCCGGCGAGTACTCCTCCCCTGTCACGACGTAGGCGCGGATCGTGTGGCGTCCCGGCGCGAGCTTCGGCAGGCGGATCGACTTCGTCCTGCCGACCGTGACCGTCCGGACGATCTTGTTGCCGTCGTGGATCAGCACCGTGGCCTTGCGCGGCGCGACGACCGTGATGCGCAGGAGGGCCCGTTTGCCCGACTTCACGGTGGACTTGGCGAGCTTGATGGTCGCGCGGGTGCCCGCCTTGGCCACCTTGACCGTGGCGGTGGCCGTGCTCGGTGCGACCGTGTCGGACCCGAGATAGCTCGCGGTGACCAGATGGCTGCCGACCGGCACGTTCGTCGGCAGGGTCACCGTGGCCCGACCGCGGGTCACGGTACCCGTGACCTTCCTGCCCGCGACCTGCACCGTGACCTTGCCCGTGGCGGCCGGGTCGGACGCGACGGACACGGTGGCCCGGACAGCCGTCCCGTACGTCGTCGCGGTCCGGTCGAGGCTCACCGAGGTCACCGAGTCCGCGGGACCGGTCCACGGCAGCGCGGGAGCGAACGCGGTGTGCACCGCGGCCCGCGCCTGCTGCTCCACGGCGTACCCGAGGCCGAGCACCAACGCGTCGTCCCACGCACGGCCCACGATCTGCACGTTGTTGGACTGCCCCTCCTCGTTCTTGCCGATCGGCAGGATCGCCGTCGGCAGGCCGATGGACTGGGTCGGGACGCCCGAGGCGCGGTCCGAGCTGAAGATCGCCGACGACGCATCGTTGTTGCCGACGCTCGTGAGGAAGCCCGGATAGATCACCGCGGCGACCGGCTCGCCACCGAAGGCGGAGTCCATCCAGCTGGCGGCGGTCTGCTTGTAGGCGTCCCGGCGCTTCAGCAGGTTGTCGACGCTGGTGTCGTCCATCGGCTGGGCCGTGTAGTTGCCGCTCACGTTGTACGGCAGGTTCGCCGGGCTCTCCATGAGCTGCTTGGTGGTCAGCGGGAAGGCGTTCGGACGCTCCTCGGCGATGTAGCGCTCCCACCCCTCGGCACCGGCGCTGCCGGACGTCGGGAAGCTCCCGGTCGGGTTCGCCGGTGCGGTCGCCTGTCCTTCGGCAACCGGCACCAGCGTGCCGCCGGCCGCCTCGATCGCCGTCCTGGCCTGCTCGAGCGCGACCTGACCGGCGTTGTCGTCCGTGATGGCCGTGGACCGGAACGCCGAGGGGACGTATCCGATGACCTTGCCCTTCAGGGCGTCGCTCCTCAGCGCGGACTTCCACTCGGCCGGCCGGTTGCTGTTGTCGACCCGCGACGTGAGCAGGTCGTCAGGGTTGTTGCCCGTGGTCCGCGTCGCGGTGGCGTCGAGCAGGGAGGCGACGTCGGTGACCGACTTGGCGATCGGGCCGGCGTAGTCCGTCGCCCAGGTCAGTGGCATGACGCCGTTGGTGCTGGTGAGGCCGTCGGTGCCGCGGAACGAGGTCAGGCCGGCGCCGGTGGACGGCGCGTACAGCGAGACCCCGGTCTGGGTGCCCATCGCCCCGGCCGCCAGGTCGGCGCCGACCGCCGTCGCGGATCCGCCCGACGAGCCGAACGACGTCTTGGACGGGTACAGCGCGTTCCACGTCTGCTGGAAGCCGCTCTCGCTGAACGAGCCGGAGTTCGCGAACTCCGACAGGTTCGTCTTGCCGATGATGACCGCGCCGGCCTCGCGCAGCCTGGCGACCTGCCAGGCGTCCGCTCCGGGCTGCCAGTCCTTCAGGGCCAGCGTCCCGCCCGAGGTGGGCATGTCCTTGGTGTCGTACAGGTCCTTCAGTGCGATCGGCACGCCCAGGAGGTCGCCCTTCTCGCCGGCCGCGCGCTTCTTGTCCGCCGCCATCGCCTGGGCGACGGCGTCCTTGGCCACCGTGATGAACGCGTGGAACCCCAGGGCGCCGGAGTCGTAGGCCTCGATGCGGTCGAGGTAGGCCTTGGTGACCTGCACCGAGGTCACCGTGCCGGCGACCATGTCGGCCTGCAGGTCGGCGATGGTCTTGCCGGAGACGTCGTACGCGACCTCTGTCGAGTGCAGGGCGGGGGTCTCCCCGGCCGGGATCTGCAGCGGCTCGGCGCCCGCACAGGCGGCCTGGTACGCGGAGAGGTCCCAGTTCGCGAGCGTGCAGATCTCGTCGAGGGTGAGGTTCGCGAAGTCCGGCTTCGCCGCGGCGGCCGCGGTGTCGGTCGAGATCTGGGACGTGTCGCTGCGCGCACCGACCACGACGTACTGCATGAGGGACGTGGTCCGTCCCGGCTCCACCGTCAGCTCGCGCACGAAGCCGAGGTCGTTCGACCGGCTCCCGGTCGGTGTGTACGCCGTGGTGAACGGGTTGGCCTGCTGGTCACCGAGCCGGGTCACCCCGGACCCGACGACGATGCCGGTGGGCCGGGTGTTCCCGGGAGTCGTTGCGGTGAGCCACGTGTCGTCCGCCTCCGCGACCGTGTCACCGTCGCTGGTGGCGCTGATCGTCGCCTTGTTCGGGCTGGGCGTGGCTCCGGTGGTCGTGTGCCCCGACCCGAGCGATCCGCCGAAGGACACCGCGAACGTCACGGGCTCGGTCGAGGTGTTCGTGAAGGTGTCGAAGAAGCTCGTGGTGTTGGTCGCGGAGGTGACCTGGACCTTGCGCGTCATCACCAGGTCGGCGAGGCGGACCGACCTCGTCGACGTGTACGAGCCGGGCGCCGAGGCCGTGAGACCGAAGCCGCGCATCATCTGGTCGTTCATCCGCGGCGCCTCGTCGTCCGGGGTGTCGACGTGGACGAAGATGTTGCCGAAGCCCTCCATCCTGGACTCGGAGACGTTGCGGATCGAGCCGGTGTCGAGGCCCGGTCGTCGCGCATCGTTGATCTGGACGGTGGCGCCGTTGGTGGTCGACGCGCTCGAGAGCGCCTGGGCCGACGGGGTGACGGCCAGCAGGCCGACTCCGAGCGCCGAGGCGAGCGGGAGGGAGACGAGACGCGCGGCGCGCCTCGACGTGGTGGTGGGCATAGGTGGGCCACGTGCTTTCTGGGCGGGGGAAGTGGTGCCCCCGTTTCTATGCCGCCCGCGTGAACGATCCGCCTCCCGCGTGTTGCCACCGTGTAACGGCCTGGGCCCCCCGACCCGGTCGCCGCCTCAGAACAGGTCGGCTGCCTTCACTGCCGTCTCGTAGATGCCGTACGCCAGCGGCACCAGGACCACGATCCAGGCGATGACCAGCAACGGTCCGGCCTTGTCGATCGCCACGTCGGTGCCGCCGTCGCCGGCGGATTCGACGGGTGCCTCAGCCGTGGCGGCCGCCGCCTTGTCCTCGTGGAAGCGCGAGGCGACCGGCCGGATCAGGAGGTTGGCCACGAACCCGACCGCCAAGATGGCGACCATCGTCAGCAGCGCGGGACGGTAGTCCCCCGCGTTGAGCTTGCCGGGCTCGCCCTGGGCGTCCAGGAACCCGTTGACGATCAGCGGGCCCGCCACGCCCGCGGCCGCCCACGCGGTGAGCAGGCGCCCGTGGATCGCGCCGACCTGGTAGGTGCCGAACAGGTCGCGCAGGTACGCCGGCACGGTCGCGAACCCGCCGCCGTAGAAGCTGATGATGACGCCCGCGAGCAGGGCGAACAGGATCGTGGACGACGAGCCCTGGAAGGCCAAGAAGGCGTACAGGACGATGCCGATGCCCAGATAGCCCACGTACATGTTCTTGCGCCCGACGACGTCGGACGTGGACGACCAGATGAACCGGCCCGCGAGGTTGAACAGCGAGAGCAGCCCGACGAAGCCGGCTGCCGACGCCGCACTGACCGAGGACTTGGAGCCGTCACGGAAGAAGTCCTGGATCATCGGGGAGGCCTGCTCGAGGATGCCGATGCCGGCGGTGACGTTGCAGAACAGCACGACCCACAGCAGCCAGAACTGGGGCGTCTTGATCGCGTTGTCGGCCGAGACGTTGTCGGTCGTGACGAGCGCCTTGGCCTTCACTGTCGACGGGTCGAATCCGGCCGGCTTCCAGCCGTCCGCCGGCACGCGGATGAGCCAGGCGCCGAACAGCATCAGGACGAGGTAGACCAGGCCGAGGGTCACGAACAGCTTGGCCACGGCCGAGCCGGACGCGATGCCCGTCGCGGTGTCGTACTTGTCGTCGTAGATGCCGAGCAGCTTGGACGACAGGGGGCTCGCGATCATCGCGCCGCCGCCGAAGCCCATGATCGCCATGCCTGTCGCGAGGCCGGGACGGTCCGGGAACCACTTGATCAGCGTCGACACCGGGGAGATGTAGCCGATCCCCAGGCCGATGCCCCCGATGAAGCCGTAGCCGAGATAGACGAGCCACAGCTGGTCGGTGGCGATGCCGAGCGAGCCGACCATGAACCCGCCGGACCAGAACACCGCCGCGGTGACCATCGCCCGACGCGGTCCCCCGGTGTCGACCCACGTGCCGAAGATCGCCGCGGACAGGCCGAGCATGACGATCGCGATCGAGAAGATGATCCCGATCTTGGTCAGGCTCGAGTCGAAGTGCTGCACGAGCGACGCCTTGTAGACGCTCGTCGCGTACACCTGCCCGATGCAGAAGTGGACTGCCAGTGCGGCCGGCGGGATCAGCCAGCGGTTGAAGCCGGGCTTGGCGACCGTGTGCCGGCGGTCGAGGACTGCGAGTGCCATGTTCTCCCCCAGATGTGACGTACGACGCTCATCCCAACCTAGGGGCCAAGGACCCTGTGCGCACCCGGGCAGCGTCAGACCATGACCGCCCTGCGCACTGCGTCGCGCAGGAAGTCACGGCGCCGGCGGTGCACGACCTCGTCCTCGTCGGCGGTCGCGGCGTACACGTTGCTCACCGGCGACCACGCCATCGACATCGCGATCACCATCGCCATGATGTCGAACGGATCGCCCTCGACCAGGACACCGGCCGCCTGGCCGGCGGCGATGGCGGCCAGCTTGCCCTGGTCCATCCGGTCGGCGTCCGGGACCAGGTGGCCCGCGGGCCGCCGCTCGAGGCGCGCCCACGTGGCCAGCCGGATCAGGTCGGGCCGCGCGAGGTACTCGTCGTACAGACGGACGGCCCAGTCCCCGGGGTCCTCCGCGCTGATGGGCACCACGTCCATGATCCGCTCGAGCGACGCGGCGAAGACCGTGTCGAACAGCTCGTCCTTGCTGCCGAAGTACGCGTACAGCTGGGCCTTGTTGCTGCGCGCCACCGCGACGATGCGGTCCACCCGAGCCCCCGCGATGCCGTGCTGGGCGAACTCCGCGGTCGCCGCCTCGAGCATGCGGGCGCGGGTCGCCTCACCGCGGGCGCTGAGGGCCGGTGTCTCGGTCATGGGTACAGACTACCAACCGGTCTGTTTGCATCCACGGTCCTCACGGGTTACGGTTAACAGACCAACTAGTAGGTATGTTCTGAGGAGATCGCGATGCGCCCGTCCCACGCCCTGCAGGCCGACCAACCGCACGACGTCCCCCACCGGGTGCGGGTCGAGCGACGGGACCTGCGCCCCGACGACGTGGCGATCCGGGTCACCCACTGCGGTGTCTGCCACTCCGATCTGCACGCGCTCGCGGCCGGCCCGGAGGCCTTCCCGCTCGTGCCGGGCCACGAGTTCGTCGGGGAGGTCGTCGAGGTCGGTCCCGACGTGCGCGACTTCGCCGTCGGCGACCCCGTGGCGGTCGGCAACATCGTCGACTCCTGCGGGGTCTGCCCGATGTGCCGCGCCGACCAGGAGAACTTCTGCCAGGACTTCCCGACCCTCACGTACGGCGGCCGCGACCGGGTCGACGGCAGCACCACCCTCGGCGGGTTCAGCACCGAGTACGTCGCCCGCGACCGGTTCGTCTACCACCGTCCGGCCGGTCTCGACGCTGCGGGCGTCGCTCCCCTGATGTGCGCGGGCGTCACGGTCTGGGAGCCGCTGCGCGCGTGGGGCGTCGGCGACGGATCGGCGGTCGGCGTCGTCGGGCTCGGCGGGCTCGGCCACCTGGCGGTCAAGATGGCGCACGCACTCGGCGCACGCGTGACCGTCTTCACCAGGACGCTCGACAAGGCCGACGACGCTCGCGCGCTGGGCGCCGACGACGTCGTCCTCTCCACCGACGACGCGGCGATGGCCGCCGTGGCCGGCACCCTTGACCTGGTGATCGACACGGTCGCCGTCCCGCACCCGGTCGAGCCCTATCTCCGTGTGCTCGCGATGGACGGCACCCTCTGCTCGCTGGGCCATCTCGGACCGGTGACCGTCGAGACCACGGCCCTGCTCATCGGGCGCAAGCGGCTCTCGTCGTCCGGCAGCGGCGGACGACGGAGCACGCGAGAGATGCTCGACTTCTGCAGCCGGCACGGGATCGTCGCCGACGTCGAGGTGCTGCCGTCGCGGTCGATTGCCGTCGCACTCGAACGCCTCGAGGCCGGTGACGTCCGCTACCGGTTCGTGCTCGACCTCGCCGACCTCTGAGCGGGACCGCCGAGCGACGCCACGGAGGCGTCTCCCGAGCGGGGCTCCGGCGCCCCGGTACAGTTCGAGCGTGAGCGCAACGGCCGGTCGGATCTTCCTGTCCCGCATCGTCGGGCAGGCGGTCTTCGACCCCGCGGGCGACCAGGTCGGCAAGCTGCGCGACGTCGTGGTGGCCATCCGGTCGGCGAAGCAGCGTCCGCGCGTCCTCGGCATCGTCGTGGAGGTCCTCGGCCGGCGCCGTGTGTTCCTGCCCATCACGCGCGTGACGTCGCTCGACTCCGGCCAGATCATCACGACCGGCGTCCTGAACGTCCGCAGGTTCGAGCAGCGCAGCACCGAGACGCTCGCGATCCACGAGCTCCTCGACCGCACCGTGACCCTCCCGGACGGCAACCCGGGCACGGTCTACGACCTCGCGATGGAGCAGGACCCGCGCCGCGACTGGTACATCTCCCACCTCGCGGTCCAGGCGGGCGGCAAGCGCTTCGGCCGCCGCGGCCCCCACCAAGTGCTGGAGTGGGACGAGGTCAAGGGCCTCACCTCCGAGGAGACCGGCCAGGGCGCGACGCACCTGCTCGCCACGATGGACGAGATGCGTGCCGTCGACGTCGCCAACGCCCTGCGGGACCTGCCCTCCAAGCGCCGCATGGAGGTCGTCTCCGAGCTCGACGACGAGCGCCTCGCCGACGTCCTCGAGGAGCTCCCCGAGAAGTACCAGATCGAGATCCTCGGCGTGCTCGACCCGGGCCGTGCGGTCGACGTGCTCACCGAGATGGACCCCGACGACGCGGCCGACCTGCTCGGCGAGCTCCCGCCGGCGACGGCGGAGGGGCTGCTGCTGCAGATGGAGCCGCAGGACGCCCAGGACGTGCGCCGTCTGCTGTCGTACGAGGAGCGCACGGCCGGCGGCATGATGACGACCGAGCCGGTGGTCCTGTCGCCCGACGCGACGATCGCCGAGGCCCTGGCACGCGTCCGCAACCCCGACCTCATCCCCGCGCTGGCCTCGCTGGTCTACGTGTGCCGGCCCCCGCTCGAGACGCCGACCGGCAGGTTCCTCGGCATCGTGCACTTCCAGGCCCTGCTGCGCGAGCCCCCGTCGACCCTCGTCGGGGCGATCGTCGACAACGACATCGACTGGCCCCGTCCCGGGGCGTCGCTGCAGCACGTCGCCAACCTGCTGGCGGCGTACAACATGGTCGCGCTTCCCGTCGTCGACGAGAACTCCCACCTGCTCGGGGCGGTGACCATCGACGACGTCCTCGATCACCTGCTCCCGGAGGGGTGGCGCGAGAGCGACCCGGACAACGCGGAGGTGGTCACCCATGGCTGAGCGCGCACGTCTCGACCAGCCCCGCGAGGTCCGCCGGTCCATCCGCCCCCGCCGCCGCGAGCTCGATCCAGAGCGCTTCGGCCGGTTCGCGGAGTCCACCGCCCGGTTCCTCGGCACCGCCACGTTCATCGCGTGGATGACGGTCTTCGTCGCGATCTGGATCGGCTGGAACATGCCGTACGGTCCCGATCGTCACCGGTGGGACGAGTACCCGTTCATCTTCTTGACCCTCATCCTGTCGCTGCAGGCGTCGTACGCAGCCCCGCTGATCCTGCTGGCGCAGAACCGGCAGGAGGCCCGCGACCGCGTCACGCAGGAGCAGGACCGTGACGCGACCGCGCAGGCGGCCGCCGACATGGAGTTCCTGGCCCGCGAGGTCGCCAGCCTGCGCCTGGGCATCGGCGAGGTCGCGACTCGCGACTTCATCCGCGGTGAGCTCCGCAACTTGGTCAACGACCTGGAGAAGCGCGACGACGTCGGCGAGGACGAACCGGCCCCCTAGGCACGGACCGCCTGGACGATCGCGTCGTGCATCGTCCCGGCCTGCCCCTGACGGCGGACCGTCGTGACGTCGATCGACGACCACTCCGACGGGTCGAGCCAGCCGGCCGCCTCCTCGCCGGTCCAGCGGACGTCCGGGAACTCGTGGTCGCCGTGCCGCTCGTCGATCGGGTCGTGCCCGACGAGCAGGAGCGTGCCTCCCGGCGCGACCGCTGCGCCCAGCTGCCGGTAGAGCGTCGTCAGCGCGGGGCGCGGGAGGTACATGAACTGCGCCGACACCAGGTCGTACGCCCCGGGGTCACCCAGCCACGTGCCGAGGTCGACCTGCTGCCAGGTGATCGCGTCCGCGACCCCGGCCTCCACCGCGTGCCGGGCCGCCTTGTCGAGGGCGACCCGGGACACGTCGAGCGCCGTGACGGTCCAGCCCTGGCGGGCCAGCCAGATCGCGTCGGCGCCCTCGCCGGCACCGACGTCCAGCGCCCGTCCCGGGGCCATCCCGGTCACCCTGTCGACGAGCTGCGGATTGGGCTGCCCGCTCCAGATCCGGTCCTCGGACCCGTACCGCTCGTCCCAGAACTCCTCGGTGAACATGTCTCCGCTCATCTGTCCCTCACGACCCTCGTCTCGTCCCACACCGGCTCGTCCGACTCGTACAGCCTGCCATCGGCCCCGAACACCAGGAACCGGTCGAAGCTCCGCGCGAACCACCGGTCGTGGGTCACCGCCACGACCGTGCCCTCGAAGGTCGACAGGGCCGCCTCGAGCGCCTCGGCCGACTCCAGGTCGAGGTTGTCGGTCGGCTCGTCCAGCAGCAGCATCGTCGCGTGCGCGAGCTCGAGCAGCAGGATCTGGAACCGGGCCTGCTGCCCTCCGGACAGCTGGTCGAACGCCTGGTCGCCGGCCTTCGCCAGGCCGTACCGGTCGAGCGCCTTCGCCGACCCCTCGTGGCCCATCCCCCGCCGGTGGCCGTCGCCGTGGTGGAGGATCTCGAGCAGCGTGCGACCCATCAGCGACGGGTGCTCGTGCGTCTGGGCGAACCAGCCGGGACGGACCCGCGACCCCAGCCGCGCCATCCCCGTGTGGTCGACCGGTGGCGGCACGACCTCACCGACCGGCTCGTGCTCGATGTCGGGACGGGAGCCGCCGGCGGCGAGCAGCCGCAGGAAGTGCGACTTGCCCGACCCGTTGCTGCCCAGCACGGCGACCCGCTCCCCGAACCAGATCTCCAGGTCGAACGGCTGCATGAGCCCCGTGAGCTCGACCTGCTCGGCGACGACCGCCCGCTTGGCCGTGCGCCCGCCCTCGAGCCGCATCCGCAGGTTCTGCGCGATCGGCACCGCCTCCGGAGGTCCCTCACGCTCGAAGCGGTCCAAGCGGGTCTGCGCGGCCTGGTACCTCGCTGCCATGTCCGAGTTGTAGGCGGCCTTCTGCCGGTACATCAGCACGAGCGCCTTGAGCTTGGCCCGCTCCTCGTCCCAGCGCAGCCGACGCTCCTCGAGCTTGGCGTTGCGGTCCAGCCGGGCCTGCAGGTACGTCGAGAACCGTCCCGGGTGCACCCACAGCGTGCTGCCGGCCGCTCCGGGCTCGAGGGTCGCGATCCGTTGAGCGACCCGCTCGATGAGCTCGCGGTCGTGGCTCACGAACAGCACGGTCTTGGGCGTCTCCACGAGCCGTTCCTCGAGCCACCGCTTGGCCGGAACGTCGAGGTAGTTGTCGGGCTCGTCCAGCAGGAGCACCTGCTCGGGCCCGCGGAGCAGCGCCTCGAGCACGAGCCGCTTCTGCTCGCCACCGGACAACGTCGTGACCTGGCGGTACTGGGCCTGCTGGAACGGCACGCCGAGCGCCGCCATCGTGCACATGTCCCACATCGCCTCGTGCTCGTAGCCGCCGGCGTCGCCCCAGTCGACGATCGCCTGCGCGTACGCCATCTGGTCCTGCTCCTCGTCGCGCTCGATCATCGCGAGCTCGCTGCGGTCGACCTCGGCGGCGGCCGCGCGGACGACCGGCGGAGCGACCGACACGAGCAGGTCGCGCACCGTGCTGTCGTCGCGGACCGACCCGATGAACTGGCGCATGACGCCGAGCCCGCCGGTCACGGTGACCGCCCCGGAGTGCGGGTCGAGGTCGCCGGTGGCGATGCGCGTCAGCGTCGTCTTGCCCGTCCCGTTGGGACCGATGAGTGCGACCTTCGCGCCCTCGCCGACACGGAGGCTGACGTCGGACAGCAGCGGCCGCCCGTCGGAGAGCGTGAAGCTGATCGAGCTGAGGTCGAGGTGTCCCACGCGTCCATCGTCGCAGCGCGGCCCGGTTAGGTCACACTCAGCCATCCCGTTGCCGTACCCCCCGTACGATGGGGGCATGGCAGTCGTCACCGAAGAACAGATCCGCGCCGCTCTCGGCACGGTCAACGATCCCGAGATCAAGCGTCCCATCACCGAGCTCGGCATGGTCGACGCGATCACGATCGAGGATGCGCAGATCACCGTCCGCCTCCTGCTGACCGTCTCCGGCTGCCCGCTGAAGGACACCCTCACGCGTGACATCACCGCAGCGGTCGGTGCCGCGGCGCCGGCGCACGCCGTGGTCGTCGACATGGGCGTCATGACCGACGAGCAGCGCAAGGACATGCAGGCGATGCTGCGCGGTGGCCGCGCCGACCGTGAGGTGCCGTTCGCGCAGCCCGGCTCGCTGACCAAGGTGTACGCGATCGCGTCCGGCAAGGGCGGTGTGGGCAAGTCCACCGTCACCGTCAACCTGGCGCTCGCGATGGTGCGCCGCGGCCTGAAGGTCGGCATCGTCGACGCCGACATCTACGGCCACTCGATCCCCGACATGCTGGGCGTGGGCGACATCCGCCCGACCCAGGTCGAGGACATGATCATGCCCGTCCCGATCAAGGGCCTCAAGGTCATCAGCATCGGGATGCTCAAGCCCCGCAAGGACCAGGTCGTCGCCTGGCGCGGCCCGATGCTCGACCGTGCCCTCGTGCAGATGCTCAGCGACGTCTACTGGGGCGATCTCGACGCCCTGCTGCTGGACCTCCCGCCCGGAACCGGCGACATGGCCATCAGCCTCGGCCAGCACCTGCCCAACGCCGAGGTCCTCGTCGTGACGACGCCGCAGCCCGCTGCGGCGGACATCGCCGAGCGCGCCGGCACGATGGCCTCGATGATGCACCAGCGCGTGGTCGGCGTCATCGAGAACATGTCGTACCTGCAGATCCCCGGCGGCGAGCGCATGGAGATCTTCGGCTCCGGTGGAGCCGCGAAGGTCGCCGAGACGCTCAGCGGCCGCTTCGGCTACGACGTCCCGATGCTCGGGCAGATCCCCCTCGACCAGACGCTGCGCGAGGGCGGCGACGCCGGCGACCCGATCGTCCTGGCGGACCCGGACTCGGAGTCGGCCAAGATCCTGCAGGGCGTCGCGGACCAGCTCAGCGGACGCTCGCGCGGCCTCGCCGGCATGCAGCTGGGGCTCGCACCCGCCGGTCGCCTGTAGGGTCCCAGCATGTTCGGCATGGGCATGCCCGAGATCGGTCTGATCCTCGTGGTCGCCCTGCTCGTCTTCGGACCCGAGAAGCTCCCCGAGCTCGCCAAGCAGGCCGGCGGGTTCGTCCGCACCCTGCGG
Above is a genomic segment from Aeromicrobium chenweiae containing:
- a CDS encoding amidase family protein, which gives rise to MPTTTSRRAARLVSLPLASALGVGLLAVTPSAQALSSASTTNGATVQINDARRPGLDTGSIRNVSESRMEGFGNIFVHVDTPDDEAPRMNDQMMRGFGLTASAPGSYTSTRSVRLADLVMTRKVQVTSATNTTSFFDTFTNTSTEPVTFAVSFGGSLGSGHTTTGATPSPNKATISATSDGDTVAEADDTWLTATTPGNTRPTGIVVGSGVTRLGDQQANPFTTAYTPTGSRSNDLGFVRELTVEPGRTTSLMQYVVVGARSDTSQISTDTAAAAAKPDFANLTLDEICTLANWDLSAYQAACAGAEPLQIPAGETPALHSTEVAYDVSGKTIADLQADMVAGTVTSVQVTKAYLDRIEAYDSGALGFHAFITVAKDAVAQAMAADKKRAAGEKGDLLGVPIALKDLYDTKDMPTSGGTLALKDWQPGADAWQVARLREAGAVIIGKTNLSEFANSGSFSESGFQQTWNALYPSKTSFGSSGGSATAVGADLAAGAMGTQTGVSLYAPSTGAGLTSFRGTDGLTSTNGVMPLTWATDYAGPIAKSVTDVASLLDATATRTTGNNPDDLLTSRVDNSNRPAEWKSALRSDALKGKVIGYVPSAFRSTAITDDNAGQVALEQARTAIEAAGGTLVPVAEGQATAPANPTGSFPTSGSAGAEGWERYIAEERPNAFPLTTKQLMESPANLPYNVSGNYTAQPMDDTSVDNLLKRRDAYKQTAASWMDSAFGGEPVAAVIYPGFLTSVGNNDASSAIFSSDRASGVPTQSIGLPTAILPIGKNEEGQSNNVQIVGRAWDDALVLGLGYAVEQQARAAVHTAFAPALPWTGPADSVTSVSLDRTATTYGTAVRATVSVASDPAATGKVTVQVAGRKVTGTVTRGRATVTLPTNVPVGSHLVTASYLGSDTVAPSTATATVKVAKAGTRATIKLAKSTVKSGKRALLRITVVAPRKATVLIHDGNKIVRTVTVGRTKSIRLPKLAPGRHTIRAYVVTGEEYSPAWSKKVKLRVSKKK
- a CDS encoding FdhF/YdeP family oxidoreductase, giving the protein MSKAKDIDEDQLEVHAPKRAAAGVTGVRVAMQRSLSLMGPTRTARTLLKLNQTDGFDCVSCAWPDPDPENRHAAEFCENGAKAVADEATTDRVTPAFFARHSIEEMAAHDDYWLNMQGRITHPMVKRPGGTHYEPIDWDDAYALIGEHLRTRESPDQATFYTSGRASNEAAFMYQLFTRAYGTNNLPDCSNMCHESSGTALTEAIGIGKGSVSLRDIYDAKCIVIAGQNPGTNHPRMLSALEIAKRRGAKIISVNPLREAGLVNFRNPQVPRGVVGKGTEIADLHLPIRLNGDLALFQGIGRLLVEWDALDHEFIDKHVDGFDSWREHVLAADWDEIEGASGLTRDQIAEAAEIIRESDATIYCWAMGLTQHRNAVASIREICNVALVRGDIGKRGAGLCPVRGHSNVQGDRTMGIWERVPEHFLDSLQAEFGFDPPREHGLDTVDSIRGMRDGKITFFMGLGGNFVKAAPDTEVTADALATTEMTVQVSTKLNRSHLECGDTALILPTMGRTEHNATSAGEQFITVEDSMSAVHASRGVIPPVSEHVRSEIAIIAGIAEATIGDRHGIRWADMAEDYNIIRHHISRVVPGCEEYTHNVDRPGGFVLPHAPRDTRTFETSSGKAELIASPLEVLQVPEGHLVLQTLRSHDQFNTTIYGLSDRYRGIEDGRRVVFMHPDDIAAQGFKDRDMVDLVTRWDDDDVDRVAEKFRIVSYETPRGSAAAYYPETNSLVPLDSTATGSNQPTSKSVIVRAVPAGQGRSDDTGGSQEGVGSDDSHKTDRQPHHLS
- a CDS encoding DUF1810 domain-containing protein; its protein translation is MTEAAATDPFDLQRFVDAQGNGTYERAVAELRDGHKTTHWMWFVFPQVAGLGRSDTAVRFAISGRDEAAAYLAHPVLGPRLAECAAILADARGTATDVLGEVDAQKLRSSVTLFAEVADDPAPFRAVLDRHFAGLADQATLDRL